A genomic segment from Halobacteriovorax sp. HLS encodes:
- a CDS encoding proline dehydrogenase family protein, protein MKITLVPSLATAELKDGWKVIYNSDYNESILNEGVVEQSVLNELSQHFKLEFGDFRKQMILRSAPYLVGYFYEDKIVRLYSPRLNYELFLIPEVEKLTNLDQEELDTLNLFKAHTEKVAELSSRSFPSVYQVITKSSELPDLMEDEYYANLEGESAKKIDKLLIYLNGYSPSLFEKVSDWGLGLTAQYALLRIHLLKFLAILPSLDHDTQGHEVKRILLEAIRRLINDSMKSKRLLLKGQNKALPLSLFIWCRVAFYICKFFPAKSLASIVRFKVRFMAKRFIAGETIETSQEALKSLFETGRDVTLDQLGELVVSEKEADHYCNEVIKLIKGFSLHVKKGDRNAAGINRAHVSIKVSALCSDFKPYAPEYTYEHVAPRLKKILLAAKQEDVFINIDAEHYDYRDIVFKVYKRVLLETEELKDYSATGIVLQAYLRDAHEHLNEIVELANERGIVMPIRLVKGAYWDAETVEADAHSFDAPEFLNKEETDLHFRQLIVKIFEASKNIQLCLASHNFADHCFAEALRDDRFSDIPIIEHQCLHMTYEALSTAMAKMNWVVRNYVPIGSLIVGMAYLVRRIMENSSQVGVLTIMRSHKKQLSLVSPYDTHREKIENGHLERDKSQTHLTGKFFNVTPLRTYLDEQRQWSESELDVFRASSLGKFYDNEFVKEGKKTQIVSSSNPELLVGEINFATIDDAHRAVQTVDEAYNSGDWAKAPWIRRASTLLRAANFMLARRNELSSLIVYEAGKSINEALGDVDEAIDFLTFYAREEFRLQEHNDRLESRGAIAVISPWNFPLAIPCGMVVSSLVVGNTVILKSAEQTPLISQILVDILHSSGVPKDVLIHLPGDGETVGDALVKNERIAGIVFTGSKFVGTLIAKTAHKRIYENKLLNMSYPVRIITEMGGKNAVIVTANAELDETVSGILYSAFGHAGQKCSAASRVLVDNAVKDKLIERLKEACHTIEVGVAYDFKTTINPVITLEDKKRLISQVELATKEANEFGGKVHIDRSKDDLPGYCVGPTVIELPMTRAINKESFALRELFGPVVHIVGFNHLDQALRIYNASEYALTGGVFSQSQDDIDYLTSKMESGNIYVNRTITGARVGIEPFGGFKLSGTGPNAGGKAYLSYLHLNPARDFKREDSKTELGSEYSFDLSRDSGLSSKGRVQRIDKVLSHFTRHFEHLFRGIRGEEKIVLTKFHKWIVNNFEEYMAKEHWNKKIPGQLSYDDYKLSSGKTVIVSFNTAIDFEIVIHSMAAIACGSGVTVLCRNNAAYDWWMGIRDVLVEYGFSKENFEVYFVTNQLLEDTLKIGDIKNVLLDGSVDDLAQVIEASYLASDKHTVMRSFSSKYDSSDIYDFKRICRQFINIRSFAVNTMRHGAPMDVIL, encoded by the coding sequence ATGAAAATTACATTAGTTCCATCATTGGCAACTGCTGAGCTAAAAGATGGCTGGAAAGTTATTTACAATAGTGATTATAATGAATCTATTCTTAATGAAGGTGTTGTTGAACAAAGTGTTCTCAATGAACTTAGTCAGCATTTTAAACTCGAGTTTGGGGATTTTCGAAAGCAGATGATTCTTAGAAGTGCCCCTTATTTAGTCGGGTACTTTTATGAAGATAAAATTGTTCGCCTCTATAGCCCACGTCTAAATTATGAACTCTTTTTAATTCCTGAAGTTGAAAAGCTTACGAACTTAGATCAAGAAGAACTTGATACTTTAAATCTATTTAAAGCTCATACAGAAAAAGTTGCGGAACTTTCTTCTAGAAGCTTTCCTTCTGTGTATCAAGTCATTACTAAGAGCTCTGAGCTTCCTGATTTAATGGAGGATGAGTATTATGCAAATCTAGAAGGTGAATCGGCTAAGAAGATTGATAAACTTCTTATATATTTAAATGGATATTCGCCTTCGCTATTTGAAAAAGTTTCTGACTGGGGTCTGGGTCTTACTGCCCAGTATGCTCTTTTGAGAATTCACTTATTAAAGTTTTTAGCCATTCTTCCTTCACTAGACCACGATACTCAAGGTCACGAAGTTAAGAGAATTCTGCTCGAGGCCATTCGAAGACTGATCAATGACTCGATGAAGTCAAAAAGATTACTACTTAAAGGTCAGAATAAAGCACTGCCGCTTTCTCTTTTTATTTGGTGTCGAGTGGCGTTTTATATTTGTAAATTCTTCCCGGCAAAGTCTTTGGCAAGCATTGTACGTTTTAAAGTTCGCTTTATGGCCAAACGCTTTATTGCTGGAGAAACAATCGAAACATCACAAGAGGCCTTAAAGTCTCTTTTTGAAACAGGTCGAGATGTAACTCTTGATCAGTTAGGAGAGCTTGTTGTTTCGGAAAAAGAAGCTGACCATTATTGCAATGAGGTCATTAAACTAATCAAAGGTTTTTCATTACACGTTAAAAAAGGTGATAGAAATGCTGCTGGAATTAATAGGGCCCATGTTTCTATAAAGGTTTCTGCTCTTTGTTCGGATTTTAAGCCTTACGCACCTGAGTATACTTATGAACACGTTGCTCCTAGACTGAAGAAAATTCTATTAGCTGCCAAGCAAGAAGATGTCTTCATTAATATCGATGCTGAACACTACGACTATAGAGATATAGTATTCAAAGTATATAAGAGGGTTCTTTTAGAAACTGAAGAACTTAAAGACTATAGTGCTACAGGTATTGTTCTACAGGCATATTTAAGAGATGCTCATGAACATTTAAATGAAATCGTTGAACTTGCAAATGAAAGAGGCATCGTTATGCCAATAAGACTAGTTAAAGGTGCTTATTGGGATGCTGAAACAGTGGAAGCAGATGCCCATAGTTTTGATGCTCCAGAGTTTCTCAATAAAGAAGAAACTGATCTACACTTTAGACAACTCATTGTTAAAATCTTTGAGGCAAGTAAGAATATTCAGCTTTGTTTAGCATCTCATAACTTTGCAGATCACTGCTTTGCTGAGGCCTTAAGAGATGATCGCTTTAGTGATATTCCTATTATTGAACACCAATGTTTACATATGACTTATGAAGCACTCTCTACGGCAATGGCCAAGATGAATTGGGTCGTAAGAAACTATGTGCCAATTGGTTCACTCATTGTTGGGATGGCCTATCTCGTTCGTAGAATTATGGAGAACTCCTCTCAAGTTGGTGTTCTAACAATTATGCGCTCCCATAAGAAACAACTCTCTCTAGTTTCACCGTATGACACTCATAGAGAGAAGATTGAAAATGGTCACCTTGAACGTGATAAGAGTCAGACTCACTTAACTGGAAAGTTTTTCAATGTAACTCCTCTTAGAACCTACTTAGATGAGCAAAGGCAATGGAGTGAAAGTGAATTAGATGTTTTTAGAGCCTCTTCTCTTGGAAAGTTCTATGATAACGAATTTGTAAAAGAAGGAAAGAAGACTCAGATCGTTTCTTCTTCGAATCCAGAGCTTCTTGTTGGTGAGATTAACTTCGCTACTATTGATGATGCTCATAGAGCAGTTCAAACAGTTGATGAAGCTTATAATAGTGGTGATTGGGCCAAGGCACCTTGGATAAGAAGAGCATCTACACTTTTAAGGGCGGCAAACTTCATGCTGGCAAGAAGAAATGAGCTTTCTTCTCTGATCGTTTATGAAGCAGGCAAGAGTATCAATGAAGCCCTCGGTGATGTTGATGAGGCCATAGACTTTTTAACATTCTACGCTCGAGAAGAGTTTAGATTGCAAGAGCACAATGATAGATTAGAATCAAGAGGTGCTATCGCAGTTATCTCTCCTTGGAACTTTCCTCTAGCTATTCCTTGTGGGATGGTGGTTAGTTCATTAGTTGTAGGAAATACAGTGATCCTAAAGTCAGCGGAACAGACTCCTTTGATTTCACAGATTCTAGTAGATATTCTCCATTCAAGTGGTGTTCCAAAAGATGTACTTATTCACCTTCCTGGTGATGGAGAGACTGTAGGTGATGCTCTTGTTAAGAATGAAAGAATTGCTGGTATTGTTTTTACAGGTTCAAAGTTTGTAGGAACTCTAATTGCGAAAACAGCGCATAAGAGAATCTATGAAAATAAACTCTTAAATATGTCTTACCCTGTGCGCATCATAACTGAAATGGGCGGGAAGAATGCTGTTATTGTCACAGCTAATGCTGAATTAGATGAAACTGTTTCTGGAATTCTCTATTCGGCCTTTGGTCACGCAGGTCAAAAGTGTTCTGCTGCTTCAAGGGTTTTGGTCGATAATGCTGTAAAAGATAAGCTCATCGAAAGACTTAAAGAAGCATGTCATACAATTGAAGTTGGCGTTGCTTATGATTTTAAAACAACGATTAACCCTGTCATCACTTTAGAAGATAAGAAGAGATTAATCTCACAAGTTGAGTTGGCGACAAAAGAGGCCAATGAATTTGGTGGAAAAGTACATATTGATAGATCTAAAGATGATTTACCTGGATATTGTGTAGGTCCGACTGTAATTGAATTGCCGATGACTCGTGCGATTAATAAAGAGAGCTTTGCACTTAGAGAGTTATTTGGACCTGTTGTACATATTGTTGGCTTTAATCATCTAGATCAGGCCTTACGAATTTATAATGCGTCTGAGTACGCTCTGACGGGAGGAGTTTTTAGTCAGTCACAAGATGATATTGATTATTTAACTTCAAAAATGGAAAGCGGTAATATCTATGTGAATAGAACTATTACTGGAGCTCGTGTAGGAATTGAACCTTTTGGTGGATTTAAATTATCTGGAACAGGACCGAACGCTGGTGGGAAGGCCTATCTAAGTTATTTGCACCTAAATCCTGCGAGAGACTTTAAAAGAGAGGATAGCAAGACTGAGCTTGGAAGTGAGTATAGCTTTGATCTTAGTCGTGATAGTGGACTTAGCTCCAAGGGGAGAGTGCAAAGAATTGATAAAGTGTTATCGCACTTCACTAGACACTTCGAACATCTCTTTAGAGGGATACGAGGTGAAGAAAAAATTGTCTTAACTAAATTTCACAAATGGATTGTAAACAATTTCGAAGAGTATATGGCCAAAGAGCATTGGAATAAGAAGATTCCAGGTCAACTTAGTTATGATGACTATAAGCTATCTTCTGGTAAAACTGTTATTGTCTCCTTTAATACTGCAATAGATTTTGAAATTGTTATTCATTCTATGGCGGCCATTGCTTGTGGTTCAGGTGTTACTGTTCTATGTAGAAATAATGCTGCCTATGATTGGTGGATGGGAATTAGAGATGTGCTCGTTGAGTATGGCTTCTCAAAAGAGAACTTCGAAGTTTATTTTGTTACTAATCAACTATTAGAAGATACGCTTAAAATTGGTGACATTAAAAATGTTCTTCTAGATGGGTCTGTAGATGATTTAGCGCAAGTTATCGAAGCAAGTTATTTAGCAAGTGATAAGCATACCGTTATGAGAAGCTTTTCTTCTAAGTATGACTCTAGTGATATTTATGACTTTAAAAGGATTTGCCGCCAGTTTATTAATATTAGATCATTTGCGGTTAATACTATGAGACATGGAGCTCCTATGGATGTGATTCTATGA
- the proC gene encoding pyrroline-5-carboxylate reductase, giving the protein MTKTLLSFGCGNMANAIIQGLYNSQADLSYTLFTPSQTKAVSLSQIVAGEVLTSLNKIPSSNYFMISCKPQQLEELAKDIKSKLNEDSIIISILAGTTVETLQKLLGVQKVLRVMPNTPILVGAGVNAFYFSKEVSKSERQELIELFSKFSKVFTFESELEIDKITGFSGSGPAYLFEFSRLLTEKMISMGIEEQIATDMIKWTIYGSAKLQLDSNDSSERLRENVTSKNGVTYEALEVFKQMDFKNMVDNALDAAYNRSIELSKQN; this is encoded by the coding sequence ATGACTAAGACCCTACTAAGTTTTGGTTGTGGAAATATGGCCAATGCAATTATTCAAGGACTTTATAACTCTCAGGCCGATTTGTCCTATACACTCTTTACGCCTTCACAAACCAAGGCCGTTTCACTAAGTCAGATTGTCGCTGGAGAAGTTCTAACGAGTTTAAATAAGATTCCAAGCTCTAATTACTTCATGATCTCTTGCAAGCCTCAGCAGTTAGAAGAACTTGCAAAAGATATTAAATCTAAGCTCAATGAAGATAGTATTATTATTTCTATCTTGGCCGGAACAACTGTAGAAACTTTACAGAAATTACTTGGTGTTCAGAAAGTTCTAAGAGTTATGCCAAATACTCCAATACTAGTTGGTGCAGGTGTTAATGCATTTTACTTTTCTAAGGAAGTTTCCAAGTCAGAGCGCCAAGAGCTGATTGAGTTATTTTCTAAGTTTTCTAAAGTATTTACATTTGAATCAGAGTTAGAGATCGATAAAATTACGGGCTTTTCTGGCTCTGGACCGGCGTATCTTTTTGAGTTCTCTAGACTTCTAACGGAAAAAATGATCTCAATGGGAATAGAAGAGCAAATCGCTACGGATATGATTAAGTGGACAATTTATGGTTCCGCAAAACTTCAACTAGATAGTAATGATAGTAGTGAAAGACTTCGTGAGAATGTAACTAGTAAAAATGGTGTAACTTACGAGGCCCTAGAAGTATTCAAACAAATGGATTTTAAAAATATGGTGGATAACGCACTTGATGCCGCATATAATAGATCCATTGAATTATCTAAACAGAACTAG
- a CDS encoding PaaI family thioesterase → MIRLFGLMKIPLLFWIRPSVIELSETRCEVKIPLTRRTKNHLNSMYFGVLACGADCAGGLSAMKQIEQSGKKVSLAFKEFDAKFLKRPEADTHFICEQGEEIKQFVQKVLASDERHNMPVKIIATCPKKLGDEIVAEFTLMLSLKKK, encoded by the coding sequence ATGATTAGATTATTTGGTTTAATGAAAATACCACTACTTTTTTGGATTCGTCCTTCTGTTATAGAGCTAAGTGAGACACGTTGTGAAGTCAAAATTCCTCTCACTAGAAGAACTAAGAATCATTTAAATTCTATGTACTTTGGAGTTCTTGCTTGTGGTGCAGACTGTGCTGGTGGCCTTTCTGCTATGAAACAAATTGAACAATCTGGTAAGAAAGTTTCATTGGCCTTCAAAGAGTTTGATGCTAAGTTTTTAAAGCGTCCAGAAGCCGATACTCACTTTATATGTGAGCAAGGTGAAGAGATAAAGCAATTTGTTCAAAAAGTTCTAGCAAGTGACGAAAGGCATAATATGCCAGTAAAGATCATTGCCACTTGCCCTAAAAAACTTGGCGATGAGATTGTTGCTGAATTTACTCTAATGCTTTCTTTAAAAAAGAAGTAA
- the deoC gene encoding deoxyribose-phosphate aldolase has translation MSEINSYIDHTLLKQDATRQQILDLCLEAKKYNFATVCINPSWIETAYEQLRGTDVGVCTVIGFPLGATLSSVKAFETNAAIEAGASEVDMVINIGALKDKQDELVLNDIKAVVDAALSVPVKVILETCLLNDEEIIRACKLCEKAGARFVKTSTGFSTGGATLDHVKLMKSSVSEKVLVKASGGVRDLAAAKEMIAAGANRLGTSSGIKIINGEVSDSY, from the coding sequence ATGTCAGAAATAAATAGCTATATTGATCACACTCTTTTAAAACAAGATGCCACAAGGCAGCAAATACTAGACCTATGCCTAGAAGCTAAGAAGTATAATTTCGCTACAGTTTGTATCAACCCAAGTTGGATTGAAACAGCTTACGAACAATTAAGAGGAACTGACGTTGGGGTATGTACAGTTATAGGCTTCCCATTGGGAGCAACTCTAAGTAGTGTCAAAGCATTTGAAACTAATGCGGCCATTGAAGCAGGCGCAAGTGAAGTAGATATGGTAATCAACATTGGTGCTCTAAAAGATAAGCAAGATGAACTTGTGTTAAATGATATAAAGGCCGTCGTAGATGCGGCGCTATCCGTACCAGTAAAAGTAATCCTCGAAACATGTCTCTTAAATGACGAAGAAATTATAAGAGCTTGCAAACTTTGCGAAAAGGCCGGAGCACGTTTTGTAAAAACATCCACTGGCTTCTCAACAGGTGGAGCAACTCTAGATCATGTAAAACTTATGAAATCATCAGTTAGTGAGAAGGTTCTCGTTAAGGCATCTGGTGGAGTAAGAGATCTTGCGGCCGCCAAAGAAATGATAGCAGCTGGAGCGAATAGACTTGGAACAAGTTCTGGAATTAAAATAATAAATGGAGAAGTATCAGACTCTTATTAG
- a CDS encoding sensor histidine kinase KdpD, whose translation MKSFKWYFHPIFIFTFSLIALMTSLFMYIRSYLQVDDSIRLFIAKNNLAESQLLQTDTWVNILFLSILVAIILAGTIIIFVYYQKVIQLYRMQQNFINGFTHELKTPIASMKLFLDTFKKHELSREDQLKYLEFMIRDTDRLADNVNQILNLGKIEEKNAAINTTKVEFYEFVESFIAKNPHLFEECEINVKKIDHIEYSSAIDTSLMEMVLMNIITNAIRYNDSKSPKIEIKFRSLGKKFAVDFIDNGMGIDKSNHKNIFKKFYQVGKTTKGSGLGLYLTSQILRLHKGNVEVDSSGNGLGSTFTITLNREVL comes from the coding sequence ATGAAATCATTTAAGTGGTACTTCCACCCAATATTTATTTTTACGTTCTCATTGATCGCTCTCATGACCTCTTTATTCATGTATATTCGATCCTACTTACAGGTAGATGATTCGATTCGATTATTTATTGCGAAAAATAACTTGGCCGAATCTCAACTATTACAGACTGATACTTGGGTAAATATTCTATTTCTTTCAATACTCGTTGCCATTATTTTGGCAGGAACTATCATCATTTTTGTCTACTATCAAAAAGTTATTCAACTCTATAGAATGCAACAGAATTTTATAAATGGATTTACCCATGAACTAAAGACTCCCATAGCTTCGATGAAGTTATTCTTAGATACTTTTAAAAAGCATGAACTTTCAAGGGAAGACCAACTTAAGTATTTGGAGTTTATGATTAGGGATACAGATAGACTTGCTGATAATGTTAATCAAATTCTTAACTTAGGAAAGATCGAAGAAAAGAATGCTGCTATAAATACAACAAAAGTTGAATTCTATGAATTTGTAGAAAGCTTTATTGCAAAGAATCCACACTTATTTGAAGAGTGTGAGATCAACGTTAAGAAGATTGATCATATCGAGTACTCTTCGGCCATAGATACTTCTTTAATGGAAATGGTTTTGATGAATATCATTACAAATGCTATTCGCTATAACGACTCCAAATCTCCTAAGATTGAAATTAAGTTTCGCTCACTTGGAAAGAAATTTGCTGTGGACTTTATTGACAATGGAATGGGAATCGATAAGAGCAATCATAAGAATATTTTTAAAAAGTTCTACCAAGTTGGAAAAACAACAAAAGGTAGTGGGCTTGGTCTATATTTGACTTCGCAAATTCTTAGATTACATAAAGGAAATGTCGAAGTTGACAGCTCTGGAAATGGACTTGGTTCAACATTTACGATCACTTTAAATCGAGAAGTATTATGA